A portion of the Manihot esculenta cultivar AM560-2 chromosome 2, M.esculenta_v8, whole genome shotgun sequence genome contains these proteins:
- the LOC110608828 gene encoding gibberellin 20 oxidase 2 has product MDSRAALPLNLLGQRGSSFVEFSFLHNLSKLPMEFLWPKDELVSADKELMEPEVDLEGFFKGDEEETWKAAEMIKAACLNHGFFQVINHGVDLNLISAAHRQIDLFFSLPTTEKIRARRMPGSLSGYSGAHADRYSSKLPWKETLSFGYHENSSDPVVLDFFKITLGEDFVQTGMVYQKYCEAMKNLSLSIMELLAISLGVDRHHYKKFFQDGCSMMRCNFYPKCQEPDLALGTGPHSDPTSLTILHQDHVEGLQVFANNMWQTVKPRHGALVINIGDTFMALSNGVYKSCLHRAVVNKYEARKSLAFFLCPREDKVVTPPKDLVSREGKRIYPDFTWSDLLHYTQKYHRADNATLQNFIKWLLSSQSGKV; this is encoded by the exons ATGGATTCCAGAGCCGCTTTGCCACTTAATTTACTAGGGCAGAGAGGGAGTTCTTTTGTTGAATTCTCTTTTCTGCATAATCTATCCAAACTTCCCATGGAATTTCTCTGGCCAAAAGATGAGTTGGTTAGTGCTGATAAAGAGCTAATGGAGCCAGAAGTAGATCTCGAGGGTTTCTTCAAAGGTGATGAAGAGGAAACATGGAAAGCTGCCGAAATGATCAAGGCTGCTTGCTTGAACCATGGCTTCTTTCAGGTCATCAATCATGGTGTTGATCTCAATCTGATCAGTGCTGCTCACCGTCAGATTGACCTTTTCTTTAGCCTTCCGACTACTGAAAAAATAAGGGCTCGGCGGATGCCAGGCAGCTTATCGGGCTATTCTGGTGCCCATGCTGATCGATATTCGTCCAAATTGCCCTGGAAAGAGACGTTATCTTTCGGCTACCACGAAAACAGTTCGGATCCTGTTGTGCTGGATTTCTTCAAAATTACTCTCGGAGAAGATTTTGTGCAGACAGG AATGGTTTATCAAAAGTACTGCGAAGCAATGAAGAACTTGTCTCTTTCCATAATGGAACTACTGGCAATCAGCTTAGGAGTTGATCGACACCATTATAAGAAGTTCTTTCAAGACGGCTGCTCTATGATGAGGTGCAATTTCTATCCAAAATGCCAAGAGCCAGATCTCGCTCTTGGCACGGGACCCCATAGTGATCCAACATCCTTAACCATACTTCACCAGGATCATGTTGAAGGGCTTCAAGTTTTTGCGAACAACATGTGGCAGACTGTTAAACCTCGCCATGGTGCCCTAGTCATCAACATTGGCGACACCTTCATG GCATTGTCAAATGGTGTATACAAGAGTTGCCTGCATAGGGCAGTGGTTAATAAATATGAGGCTAGGAAATCGTTAGCATTCTTTCTTTGTCCAAGGGAAGACAAGGTGGTAACACCGCCCAAGGATCTTGTTAGCAGGGAAGGGAAAAGGATCTATCCAGATTTCACATGGTCAGATTTGCTTCATTACACACAAAAGTACCATAGAGCTGACAATGCAACCCTccaaaatttcatcaaatggcTCCTTTCTTCCCAGTCAGGAAAGGTTTAG